The sequence CCTGGTAGATCGCGACCTCCGTCAGCCGCTCCTTCGGCAGGTAGGCCCGGCCGGGATCGCCGATCAGCACCGTCGCGCCGCGCGCGGCGAGGGTTTCCAGCCAGGCGATCACGCGCTCGGCGAGGTCGCGCTCGTAGCAGATGTCGCCGGCGAGAACGACCTCCCAGCCCTCGTCGGCGTCGATCAGGTCCTCGCCCCGCGGCAGGATGGTCACGCCGTTGGCCGCGGCGTTGAGCGGCATGGCGGCGCGGGCGAAGGGGTCGATGTCGGCGGCCTCGACCCGCGCGGCCCCCGCCTTCGCGGCGGCGATGGCGACGAGGCCGGAACCGGCGGCGAAATCGAGCACGCGCCGCCCCGCGACCGTCTCGGGATGGTCGAGCACGTATCGCGCGAGCGCCTGCCCGCCGGCCCAGGCGAAGGCCCAGAAGGGCGGCGGCAGGCCGATTCTCCCGAGCTCCTCCTCGGTCTTCTCCCACAGCGCCGTCGCCTCGTCGGCGACGTGGAGGGCGAGCTCGGGCGCGTGCGGCACGGGCAGGAGGCGGGTGTTTGCGCGCACGAAGGCCGCGCGATCGTCTGTGATCATGGCGGACCATAGCGCCTCGACGTGGCCACGTGCAGGGCCTAAATGAGGAGTGTCACGACAAGGAGCGCCACCCATGAATGCGAACCCCTTCTCCCAGGCCTGGACCACGCCCTTCGAGGCGCCGCCCTTCGCGGAGATCGCGCCGGAGCACATGGAGGAGGCGTTCGAGACGGGGCTCGCCGCGCACGAGGCCGAGATCGCCGCGATCCGCGACGATTCCGCGCCCGCCACCTTCGAGAACACGATCCTGGCGCTGGAACGCGCGGGCAAGGCCCTGCGCCGGGTCGCGCTCGTGTTCTACAATCTCGCCGGCGCGCACACGAATCCGGAGATCCAGGCGATCGAGCGCCGGATGGCGCCTCGGCTCTCCCGCCATTCCTCGAAGATCAATCTCGACCCGGCGCTCTTCTCCCGCGTCGACGTCGTGTTCCAGGCGCGCGAGACGCTCGGCCTCGACGCCGAGGCGGCGCGGCTCCTCGAGCGCACGCATCTCGGCTTCGTGCGCGCCGGCGCGCAGCTGCCGCCGGAGACGAAGGAGCGGCTCGCCGCCATCGACCAGCGCCTGGCCGAGCTCGGCACGTCCTTCGCCCAGAACGTTCTGAAGGACGAGAGCGACTTCACCCTCGTGCTGGATGGCGAGGACGACCTCGCCGGCCTGCCGGACTGGCTGGTCTCGGCCGCCGCCCGCGCGGCGGAGGATCGCGGCATGCGGGGCAAGCACGTGATCACGCTGGCGCGCTCCTCGGTCGAGCCCTTCCTCGCCTTCTCGGCCCGGCGCGACCTGCGCAAGAGAGCCTTCGAGGCCTGGACCACCCGCGGCGAGAGCCGCGCGGAGACCGACAATCGCGGCATCGTCGCCGAGACCGTGCGGCTGCGCGCCGAGCGCGCCCAGCTGCTCGGCTACGAGAGCTTCGCGCACTTCAAGCTCGACGACGCCATGGCGAAGACGCCCGACGCCGTGAGCGACCTCCTCGGCGCGGTCTGGACGCCCGCCCGCAAGCGCGTCGGCGAGGAGCGCGACGCGCTCTCCGCTCTGGCGCAGGCCCGCGGCGAGCCGGCCGAGATCGCGCCCTGGGACTGGCGGTACTTCGCCGAGCAGGTGCGGCGCGAGCGCTACGATCTCGACGAGGGCGCGCTCAAGCCGTACCTGCAGCTCGAGAACATCATCGGCGCCGCCTTCTGGGTGGCGAACCGGCTCTTCGGCCTCGCCTTCACCGAGCGCCACGACGTGCCGACCTGGCACCCGGACGTGCGCGCCTACGAGGTCACCGGCCCGGACGGCGCCCATGTCGGGCTGTTCTACGGCGACTATTTCGCGCGACCCTCGAAGCGCTCCGGCGCCTGGGCCTCCTCCTTCCGCTCTCAGCAGAATCTCGACGGGCGGGTGCGGCCGATCATCGTCAACGTGATGAACTTCTCCGCCGGCGCGCCCGGGGAGCCGTCGCTTCTTTCGTTCGACGACGCGCGCACGCTCTTCCACGAGTTCGGCCACGCGCTGCACGGGCTCCTGTCGGACGTGACCTACGCTTCGCTCGCCGGCACGGCGGTGGCCCGGGACTTCGTGGAGCTGCCCTCGCAGCTCTACGAGCACTGGCTCGAGACGCCGGAGGTGCTGGAGCGCTTCGCCACGCACTACCGCACCGGCGAGCCGATGCCGCTCGACCTGCGCGAGAAGCTCATCGGCGCGCGCACCTTCAACCAGGGCTTCGCCACGGTGGAGTATCTCTCCTGCGCGCTGGTCGACCTCGACTTCCACCTGCTGCCGTCGGCGGACAACGTCGACCCGATCGCCTTCGAGCGCGACGCGCTCGCGCGCATCGGCATGCCGGACGAGATGGTGATGCGTCACCGCACGCCGCATTTTGCCCATATCTTCGCGGGCGCCGGCTACGCGGCGGGGTACTACAGCTACATGTGGTCCGAGGTGCTCGACGCCGACGCCTTCGACGCCTTCAAGGAGACGGGCGACGTCTTCCACCCCGAGACGGCGAAGAAGCTCCACGACCACATCTACGCCGCCGGCAACCGCCGAGATCCGGCGGACGCCTATTTCGCCTTCCGCGGCCGCATGCCGGACGTGGAGCCGCTGCTGCGCAAGCGGGGGCTGATCGAGGGTCTGGAAGCGCCGGCGGCCGGGGAGGCGTGAGGAGGGGAGCGAGGCGCGCAATGCGGAGCGCTGTCATCCCGGGCCGCGAAGCGGACCCGGGACCCATCACCTCGACCTCGGCTCGAGCGCGCATGCCGCGCTCGTCGCGCCAGCTATGTCGATGTCGCGCAACGCAGCCTCAAGGCTGCGACTCGGGCGTCGGCGTCTATGGGTCCCGGGTCGCCGTTCGGCGCCCGGGATGACACCGGAAAGCCGTCGACGCGGCTGAAATTTTTCGACGTATCCGATTTTCAACGGGTTGGCTGTCAGTCCGTCTCGCCGTTCCGATTGACGCCGGTCTTAGCGCTTGGAGACGGCGGCCGACGACTGCGGGTCGACTTCGCGCCAGCCCTTCGGGTCGACTTCCGGCGCATCGCTGTAGTCGATGTCTTCGTCCGCGAGCGCATCCCACCGCGCGGCGCTCTCGTCGGACAGAGGCGGTGGCCGGGCCGGGTCGAGCCTGTAGACGACAGGGCGTGGCTCCAGCTCGCGCAGGTGGGCCGGGTCGAGCTCCGGAATGTCGTTGAAGGCGATGTCCTCGTCCCGCATGGCGTCGAGGCGCGCCTTCGTCTCGTCCGAGAGCTTCGGCGGGTTCTCGGG comes from Salinarimonas sp. and encodes:
- a CDS encoding methyltransferase gives rise to the protein MITDDRAAFVRANTRLLPVPHAPELALHVADEATALWEKTEEELGRIGLPPPFWAFAWAGGQALARYVLDHPETVAGRRVLDFAAGSGLVAIAAAKAGAARVEAADIDPFARAAMPLNAAANGVTILPRGEDLIDADEGWEVVLAGDICYERDLAERVIAWLETLAARGATVLIGDPGRAYLPKERLTEVAIYQVPVTRALEDAEIKRSCVWRVR
- a CDS encoding M3 family metallopeptidase, which codes for MNANPFSQAWTTPFEAPPFAEIAPEHMEEAFETGLAAHEAEIAAIRDDSAPATFENTILALERAGKALRRVALVFYNLAGAHTNPEIQAIERRMAPRLSRHSSKINLDPALFSRVDVVFQARETLGLDAEAARLLERTHLGFVRAGAQLPPETKERLAAIDQRLAELGTSFAQNVLKDESDFTLVLDGEDDLAGLPDWLVSAAARAAEDRGMRGKHVITLARSSVEPFLAFSARRDLRKRAFEAWTTRGESRAETDNRGIVAETVRLRAERAQLLGYESFAHFKLDDAMAKTPDAVSDLLGAVWTPARKRVGEERDALSALAQARGEPAEIAPWDWRYFAEQVRRERYDLDEGALKPYLQLENIIGAAFWVANRLFGLAFTERHDVPTWHPDVRAYEVTGPDGAHVGLFYGDYFARPSKRSGAWASSFRSQQNLDGRVRPIIVNVMNFSAGAPGEPSLLSFDDARTLFHEFGHALHGLLSDVTYASLAGTAVARDFVELPSQLYEHWLETPEVLERFATHYRTGEPMPLDLREKLIGARTFNQGFATVEYLSCALVDLDFHLLPSADNVDPIAFERDALARIGMPDEMVMRHRTPHFAHIFAGAGYAAGYYSYMWSEVLDADAFDAFKETGDVFHPETAKKLHDHIYAAGNRRDPADAYFAFRGRMPDVEPLLRKRGLIEGLEAPAAGEA